In one window of Leptospira sp. WS92.C1 DNA:
- a CDS encoding dolichyl-phosphate-mannose--protein mannosyltransferase, whose protein sequence is MKESKEKVRNHGDKSLFPFGIFLLVFFTNLLLPISPISDTVWNIPTGMSLLLSGDFNLDEYSDLKKEYNHYGISESKGHSYNYFPPGVSILAIPQLFVLTQINGSREILNHSAEAGRFVAAGWMAVAALFLFYAFRRKFGEEFAIGFSLLFAFCTPALSTGGRALWQQSGVLLLNSALFWILTKDFLKRAELLWIGAICGFAIWVRPTTVITSICIFLYLLKTIRIRAFTILIPAVSFLILFLIFNWNLFDSPLPTYYGEHSHRISSFGMFLHGFLGNLFSPSRGLIIWSPFLILSFYGFYRSFRKKESLSSISTLFAFIVLFHLCIISGYNMWWGGHSIGPRFWTEMIPFFLWFCAKGFRDLNLLNEKVLLFRRIWIFLCVLSFAIHLRASVDAGPTLWNRYPVDVDQDPSRIWDWKDPQFLRGDHGVRFFL, encoded by the coding sequence GTGAAAGAATCAAAAGAAAAAGTTCGAAATCACGGAGACAAATCGCTCTTTCCTTTCGGGATTTTTCTTCTTGTCTTTTTTACGAATCTGCTGCTCCCCATCAGTCCGATCTCCGACACGGTTTGGAACATTCCGACCGGAATGAGTCTTTTGCTTTCCGGGGACTTCAATCTCGACGAATATTCGGATCTCAAAAAAGAATACAACCATTACGGAATATCCGAAAGCAAGGGACATTCCTATAACTATTTTCCGCCCGGAGTTTCCATATTAGCGATTCCTCAACTGTTTGTTTTGACTCAGATCAACGGATCCCGTGAGATTTTAAATCATTCCGCGGAAGCGGGTCGTTTTGTAGCCGCGGGTTGGATGGCGGTTGCAGCTTTGTTTTTGTTTTATGCCTTTCGAAGAAAATTCGGGGAAGAATTTGCGATCGGGTTTTCGCTTTTGTTTGCGTTTTGCACACCGGCTTTGTCGACCGGTGGAAGAGCCCTTTGGCAGCAGAGCGGTGTTTTACTTTTGAATTCCGCTTTGTTTTGGATTTTAACAAAGGATTTTTTAAAAAGAGCCGAACTGCTTTGGATCGGTGCGATCTGCGGTTTTGCAATTTGGGTGAGACCGACAACCGTGATCACTTCGATTTGTATCTTTTTATATTTGTTAAAAACGATTCGGATTCGCGCGTTTACGATTTTGATACCTGCTGTCTCGTTCTTGATTCTTTTTCTGATTTTCAATTGGAATTTATTTGATTCTCCGCTTCCTACTTATTATGGAGAACATTCTCATCGAATTTCGTCTTTCGGAATGTTTTTACACGGATTTTTGGGAAATCTTTTCAGTCCTTCGAGAGGGCTTATAATTTGGTCCCCGTTTTTGATTTTGTCTTTTTACGGTTTTTATCGTTCTTTTCGCAAAAAGGAATCTTTATCTTCTATATCCACGTTATTTGCCTTTATTGTTCTATTTCATCTGTGTATCATTAGCGGATACAATATGTGGTGGGGAGGGCATTCGATCGGTCCTCGATTTTGGACGGAAATGATTCCGTTCTTTTTATGGTTTTGTGCAAAAGGATTTAGAGATTTAAATTTGTTAAACGAAAAGGTTCTTTTGTTTAGAAGAATTTGGATTTTTCTTTGTGTCCTGAGTTTTGCGATTCATTTGAGGGCTTCGGTCGACGCAGGTCCGACTCTTTGGAATCGATATCCTGTCGATGTGGATCAGGATCCGAGCCGTATCTGGGATTGGAAGGATCCTCAGTTTTTAAGAGGGGATCACGGCGTCCGATTCTTTTTATGA
- a CDS encoding ammonium transporter produces MRWYIVLFILALLTTGVFAQDAPVVEVTVNVPDPAVTAVNTELATLRSEINWLWTCIAAFMVFFMQAGFAYVEAGFTRAKNVVNILMKNFIDFCLGSIFFWLIGFSIMFGDQMFPGFGIGIPGLADSLIVKNGTPDKWGFAFLIFQMVFAATAATIVSGAMAERTKFVSYIVFSILITALIYPMFGSLAWAGLWGRGKGFLELQGFIDFAGSTVVHSIGGWAGLAGALILGPRIGKYQEGKLFPILGHNMSMAALGVFILWFGWFGFNPGSTTSVSGGNFAVIAVTTNMAAVSGALASMIVTWILFKKPDIGLSLNGALAGLVAITSPCANVSISSAVLIGLIAGILVVVSVLFFDRIHIDDPVGAVSVHGVCGAWGTLAAGLFAQESYGGINGLFFGGEFSVVVVQLTGIGIAFVWSFGMSSVIFLALKYTIGLRVSEDEEITGLDILEHGNEAYPISK; encoded by the coding sequence ATGCGTTGGTATATTGTATTATTCATTCTCGCTCTGTTGACTACGGGTGTTTTTGCACAGGACGCGCCCGTCGTTGAAGTGACGGTTAACGTTCCGGATCCAGCGGTCACTGCGGTAAACACCGAGTTGGCCACTCTTCGGTCCGAGATCAATTGGCTCTGGACCTGTATCGCAGCGTTTATGGTTTTTTTTATGCAGGCTGGGTTTGCCTACGTAGAGGCCGGATTTACCCGCGCTAAAAACGTAGTGAACATTCTGATGAAAAACTTCATCGATTTTTGTTTGGGTTCCATTTTTTTCTGGCTCATCGGATTCTCCATTATGTTCGGAGATCAGATGTTTCCCGGTTTCGGAATCGGGATTCCCGGATTGGCAGATTCTCTCATCGTAAAAAACGGAACACCGGATAAGTGGGGATTTGCATTCCTCATCTTCCAAATGGTGTTTGCAGCAACAGCGGCCACCATCGTATCCGGAGCGATGGCGGAAAGAACCAAGTTTGTTTCTTACATTGTATTTTCGATCTTGATCACTGCGTTGATCTATCCGATGTTTGGTAGTCTTGCCTGGGCCGGACTTTGGGGTCGTGGCAAAGGATTTTTAGAGCTGCAAGGATTTATCGACTTTGCGGGCTCCACAGTCGTTCATTCGATCGGAGGTTGGGCTGGTTTGGCGGGGGCGCTCATTCTCGGGCCTCGGATCGGAAAGTATCAGGAAGGAAAATTGTTTCCGATCCTTGGACACAATATGTCTATGGCCGCTCTCGGAGTTTTTATTCTCTGGTTTGGTTGGTTCGGATTCAACCCGGGTTCTACGACTTCCGTCAGCGGCGGTAACTTTGCAGTGATCGCTGTGACTACAAACATGGCCGCGGTTTCCGGAGCGCTTGCGTCGATGATCGTAACTTGGATCTTATTTAAAAAACCGGATATCGGTCTTTCCTTAAATGGTGCGCTTGCCGGACTTGTGGCGATCACTTCTCCTTGTGCGAACGTGAGTATTTCTTCCGCGGTGCTTATCGGACTGATCGCCGGAATTTTGGTTGTCGTGAGCGTTTTATTTTTTGATCGAATTCATATTGACGACCCGGTGGGCGCGGTTTCGGTTCACGGTGTTTGCGGGGCCTGGGGAACCTTGGCCGCGGGACTTTTTGCACAAGAAAGTTACGGTGGAATCAACGGACTTTTCTTTGGTGGAGAATTTTCGGTGGTTGTCGTGCAGCTTACCGGAATCGGGATCGCGTTTGTTTGGTCCTTTGGAATGAGTTCGGTGATCTTTCTCGCATTGAAATACACGATCGGACTTCGGGTTTCCGAAGACGAGGAAATTACCGGTTTGGATATTCTCGAACACGGCAACGAGGCGTACCCGATTTCGAAGTAA